Within Streptomyces sp. NBC_00704, the genomic segment GTGTTGATCTCGCCGTTGTGGGCGACGAACCGGTAGGGGTGCGCGAGCGGCCACGAGGGGAAGGTGTTCGTGGAGAAGCGGGAGTGGACGAGCGAGACGGCCGAGGCGAAGCGGCGGTCGGACAGGTCCGGGAAGAAGGGCTCGAGCTGGCCGGTGGTCAGCATGCCCTTGTAGACGATCGTCCGCGCGGACAGCGACGGGAAGTACACGCCGGCCTCGCGTTCGGCGCGCTTGCGCAGCACGAACGCCTTGCGGTCGAGGTCGATGCCCTGCGAGCGGCCGTCGGTGACGAAGACCTGGCGGAAGGCGGGCATCGTGGAGCGGGCGGTGGCGCCGAGCAGCTCGGGGGCGACCGGCACCTCGCGCCAGCCGAGGACGGTGAGGCCCTCGTCGTCGGCGATGGCGTCGATGCGCGAGACGGTCTCGGCGAGGCCGTCCTCGGGGAGGAAGGCGATGCCGACGGCGTAGTGGCCGGCCTCGGGCAGCTCGAATCCGGCGACCTCGCGGAAGAAGGCGTCCGGGACCTGGGTCAGGATGCCCGCGCCGTCGCCGGAGTCCGGCTCGGAGCCGGTGGCGCCGCGGTGTTCGAGGTTGCGCAGAACGGTGAGCGCCTGCTCGACCAGCGCATGGCTCGCCTCGCCGGTGAGGGTGGCCACGAAACCGACGCCGCAGGCGTCGTGCTCGTTGCGGGGGTCGTACATACCCTGCGCAGCAGGGCGAGCATCCATGAAGGACCAGTTCTGGCCATTCGCGGAATGCTGGGACGGCTGGCGCGGCGTACGCATCGGCTCTCCCGTCGTCGTCTCAAGTGGCATGTCTGCTGGCGAAGGGACGACGTTGGCCCTCTGCGTAACGCAAAATTTCGTGCAGGTTACATGATGGAGCGGTTCTCGGGAACCGGATACTCCGTTCCAGCATGCGGACGCCACGGGCCGTCGGGGGTGCCGCGGACGTGGCCGAAAAGTATGGGGGGACCGGACGGGAGGGGATCGGTCTGATCATGGCCCGCCGGGCCGGAAGGGGGGCGGAGGGAGCGGCGTCACCCACTCCGCGAGTGCGCCGCAGGCCTCATTGCCCACAGCGCTTACGGCTCATGCCCGGTGGCCGAGCCGCCGAAACCAGTCGGTAACAACTACTTATGCGTCCCACCGCATAAGTAGCATCCGATCTATCCTACGGCCGTTCCGAACAACGTGCCCAGGGCGTACGTCACACCGGCCGCCGCGCCGCCGAGGACGAGTTGGCGCAGTCCGCTGAACCACCAGGTCCGCGCGGTCACCCGGGCGACCACCGCGCCGCAGCCGAACAGCCCGGCCAGCGCGAGCAGCACGGCCGGCCACAAGGAGGCGGCCCCCAGCAGATAGGGCAGCACGGGTAGCAGCGCGCCGAGCGCGAAGGCCCCGAAGCTGGAGACGGCGGCGATCAGCGGCGAGGGCAGGTCGGAGGGGTCGATGCCCAGTTCCTCGCGGGCGTGGATCTCCAGCGCCTGCTCCGGGTCGCGCGAGAGCTGCTGCGCGACCTGCCGCGCGAGTGCGGGCTCGACGCCCCGCGACTCGTAGAGCGCGGCCAGTTCGGCCTCCTCGTCCTGCGGGTGCTTCCTCAGCTCCCGCCGCTCCACGTCCAGTTCGGCCTCGACGAGTTCACGCTGCGAGGCGACGGAGGTGTACTCGCCGGCGGCCATGGAGAAGGCGCCGGCGGCCAGCCCCGCGAGACCGGTGATGACGATGGTCTGCTGGCCGACGGATCCGCCGGCGACGCCGGTCATCAGGGCGAGGTTCGAGACCAGACCGTCCATCGCGCCGAACACGGCGGGGCGCAGCCAGCCCCCGTTGACGTCCCGGTGGGTGTGGTTGTCCCGGTGCGCCTCGTGCAGTGACGCCTCGGTCTCGATGATGGCCATGCGGGATCCCCCTGCGACGGAAAAGATAGCTAAGCCAAAGCTAACTTTGGACACGTTCTAATTTGTGACAACACCAAAGTACGCTTGCGGATTCCGGGTCGCCAGCAAGGAAAGGCTCGGCTAACCTGCGGCTTTACCTTCGAGCGCTCATTCGAGACAGCAGCTGCACAGATGTCGACCGGGTGACATGAGAAGAATTCAGGCTCGGGTCAACCGCCGACGGTGGGACACATCCGCAGACGGCTCCGCGCCCGTGCGGAGCCCCCGCCGGAGAGGCCGCCCATGCCGACGATCCGTGACCGAGCCCGCGGCGCCCTGCTCGGCCTGGCCGTGGGCGACGCCCTGGGCGCCCCCGCGGAGAACCTGAAGCCCTCCGAGATCCGAGCCCGCTGGGGCCGCATCACGGGATACGTCACCGACCGGCCGGCCGGCACCGACGACACCGAGTACGCGATCTTCTCCGGGCTGCTGCTGGCCCGGCACGGCTCCGCGCTCACCCCGGCCCACGTGGAAGCCGCCTGGCACCAGTGGATCGCCGACCTCGACGAGGGACCCTTCCGCGGGGCCGGCTTCAGCGAACGCGGCACCCTGGAGAACCTCCGCCGGGGCCTGGCCGCACCGATCTCCGCCCAGCACCGGCACGCCTGGAGCGACGGACTGGCCATGCGCGCCGCGCCCTTCGGCGT encodes:
- a CDS encoding VIT1/CCC1 transporter family protein, which produces MAIIETEASLHEAHRDNHTHRDVNGGWLRPAVFGAMDGLVSNLALMTGVAGGSVGQQTIVITGLAGLAAGAFSMAAGEYTSVASQRELVEAELDVERRELRKHPQDEEAELAALYESRGVEPALARQVAQQLSRDPEQALEIHAREELGIDPSDLPSPLIAAVSSFGAFALGALLPVLPYLLGAASLWPAVLLALAGLFGCGAVVARVTARTWWFSGLRQLVLGGAAAGVTYALGTLFGTAVG